In Thunnus thynnus chromosome 20, fThuThy2.1, whole genome shotgun sequence, a single window of DNA contains:
- the prr12a gene encoding proline-rich protein 12 isoform X3: MNLISALESRGPQPPPSASSLLSQFRTPSWQTAMHTPAPPELFISGALPGSGSFPSSSALSAYQHPASFSSRSFPTASLSLQDTPTFSPTSNGLLSPHDPLLHIKAPSQSSLGFDRLLSSQGAAAAAYRGSQDPTGATSAQASSARHLQSHQFNLLSSQLQDQSSQLYNASVFSSAQPQPQSQSQSNSAQERAVPRQDSVIKHYQRPTPAQSQLSSSAAHSLQHYLSCGGAGYQQIATHHRHAGLSCSPLGDQSPSSDHKATSRTEQYRPIIQPPYSSSSSSSSSSAGKGTKSSSSSGYSSASSASSSRTPHTPPSASSTSSSSSSSSATSGAHPSNSIPTSSSTAAPSRQQPPPQPAPPPPAPQQQQPPPTSTSAPQSLPKSCLSGYGSPVPPVKTPTSALTGQTPPQQQTQSYSPNQPPTSHLAQSYGGFSSPQAQDLSSGTGGKGYGSLGGRSQSYSTDIYGADSAYGSLPSSLGGAGSPSLGYGAPGHSPALLRSSGSSGSGASGGGSSSGTGSGNSGSGGGAGNSMTNERGGGGSGGGSYHIPDSSPSPSGNSGIIRPGLHSPVPTCPTQSPGGAGSNKYISSVLSPTFLASPQGYPDTRGPSSQPQSYHSTSSKTKADTSMLGVGSQRSQEEVDDDDEFLIQHLLQAQASPGPQAAHHHPQQSQQTSQQTQPQPQSVPPTTDAGKGLSYDMGKSSEERYHPQSVIRTHSATSSAGVGNAGSGGSIPGLENQLEMSLKKQQQQHQQQHHHQQQQQQQRNERSVGSSRSSGGRGSAEQVHSHLHHHDNLGSVVHYGRGDPYTQHSLAPQHSSHSQHVSSHSQIPSRTQMELQKKPQERAEIPYARKTPEVQQQHSQSQAAGSLMDSPTDQSRQPPHLLQSVLSHTTRNKLEPHQQHHKMDSHQQHQQQHHKMDSHRQHQPHQQHPKMDSHPQHQQHQKMDTHQHQQHHKIDSHSQHQQHHKMDSHPQQQQHSISQQQAVMDSAGGRLGSSKHQAQSQSQTTQLQLQLQSQALEVAAAHYNHGPPTHPHEQSQVKQSSVVSSLDMLERSLSQTSSTDVAVAEDRRGGGGSGGRSGANNERLRQQQQEQQQRQHPSHHQPQQSHHSQQHSASELHSFLSEPDIGLSTPSHMHHLSQHHPQQQQQQQHPSSQHQQTHSHHPHTQAHPQPQTPHPHHIPPPSASAHSQPQPDPQQPLSSQLTPQQSQLDQQRSEQHQFDTVSPVEKADQNQQSNRFVPLTSICFPDSLLQDEDRSFFPGMEDMFCADDYKSSCAGGGGPGQEEMNESHTGQEGMDSMKAGQSGGGAGGSSGASYDIMGHHGGDQGYEQYCHGLEEPSNNTMTLDLDSLKTHELPSTVNTEQLGLIQSQAPAMGMGSNNAGPNNSGAKLSAGPGGTSAGAGSGGLQSPIFCSSRPKKLLKSSSFHLLKERRDPNTLPKKSYAQEYEFEDDEDKADQPADIRLNSRRLPDLLPDLVSSCRKGGGGSGSLSPLMGDIDFYHSSGYSSMGSHSLLPQEGPKKRGRKPTRPKREGPPRPRGRPRIRPMPEPYTPRGMMGEMGGTTVGGGGGFSVEGRGRGRGRGSRGRGGRREDMYMEMSGKEQEQMHHHHLHQQQSQQLQHQPQQQHEPIPPLKIKLPIGTLSSSDALLRTDSLSGTDPALSDGSVGSAPSLGLSPGPPCSTESNRSQDKNKHKSQMMSEGVDEEGLEERGDEKDSESKAGFVASFLDFLKTGKRPPGLDISPGMEHDNGETSPCKSGGLRPLSPAPPPPPPPPPFGDGEGNGGLALGNCPSPKRVEDELKRNLETLPSFSSDEEDSVGKNQDLQKSISSAISALYDTPQLTSNIQPPLPPPPPQPQPTQAPLTPTLQPPTLSPQPAMHTPHAQPQSNEPDVLQPEDGDMDENKEEENEEERSTGEDGESDMTEEREPQLETLGAPKLEMSLPEIPPAPATPEPPSAPPSPASSSSPSHSPLPPLSLPSPLPQPEEQLENSQPSSPVAPTSPSPSPPPSATLPPPAATTPPPPPPPPPPPPPTSPPPPSSTQKEESPMPSPESPASPEEPPPPKITSLHLAQKQEDAAIVGESEEDESESGGEGIFRERDEFVVRVEDIRTLKLALQTGREPPPIWRVQKALLQKFSPEIKDGQRQFCATSNYLGYFGDAKRRYQRIYVKFLENVNKKDYVRVCSRRPWRRATPALRRQSLPRMASPPATQVPQKAVEKEERVSPPIQREQREKTRTTTTKEQREKKEVPAVVPKAKEREKDREPEKEKRVQPSQEKAEKRAAAAERGRAREERKAVERKEKEKAERPPKSKPAKVKAEPPPKKRKKWLKEVPSSSDSDSSDEAASENEMPVKGGVNNRAMREMFRSYVEMLVSTALDPDMIQALEDTDDELYLPPMRKIDSILSEQKRRLLRRVSMSSQHQEVLHAYPQIIVDPLDSGVVRVRLSGDAYNRKTLNRVKKTLPKPQVDLKLSGESYRIYSLYHSLHHYKYHTFLQCKKETNTIEQAAEDPGQEEVVQQCMANQSWLDTLFSSFIELLTLSTKA; this comes from the exons ATGAATCTGATCTCAGCCCTGGAGTCCCGGGGTCCCCAGCCTCCGCCCTCAgcctcctcccttctctcccaGTTCCGCACGCCATCCTGGCAGACAG CGATGCACACGCCTGCTCCTCCAGAACTATTCATCTCTGGAGCCCTTCCTGGTTCTGgctccttcccctcctcctcagctCTCTCAGCCTATCAGCACCCAGCATCCTTTTCCAGTCGCTCTTTCCCCACTGCCTCCCTTTCCCTCCAGGATACGCCCACGTTTAGCCCCACATCCAATGGCCTGCTCTCCCCACATGACCCCCTACTACACATCAAGGCTCCTTCCCAGTCTAGCCTGGGTTTTGATAGACTCCTGTCCTCGCAgggtgctgctgcagctgcctaTAGGGGCAGCCAAGATCCCACGGGTGCCACATCAGCCCAGGCCTCCTCTGCCAGgcatctgcagtcccaccagTTCAACCTGCTGTCATCACAGCTCCAGGACCAGTCCTCCCAGCTATACAACGCCTCCGTCTTTTCCTCAGCCCAGCCCCAGCCTCAGTCCCAGTCCCAGTCCAACTCTGCTCAGGAGCGGGCTGTGCCCCGGCAGGACAGCGTCATCAAGCACTATCAGCGACCCACGCCTGCCCAGTCGCAACTCTCGTCCTCTGCTGCCCACTCCCTCCAGCACTACCTCAGCTGTGGAGGGGCGGGATACCAGCAGATAGCCACCCATCACAGACATGCTGGCCTTTCTTGCAGCCCGCTGGGTGACCAGAGCCCCTCATCTGACCATAAGGCCACCTCTCGCACTGAGCAGTATCGGCCAATTATTCAGCCTCCCtattcttcatcctcctcctcctcttcttcttcagccGGGAAAGGTACCAAAAGCAGCTCCAGCAGCGGCTACTCTTCTGCCAGTTCAGCGTCATCATCAAGAACTCCTCACACACCCCCTTCTGCTTCCtctacctcctcttcttcctcctcttcttctgccaCCTCTGGGGCTCATCCTTCCAACTCAATCCCCACCTCCAGCTCCACCGCAGCCCCTTCCAGGCAGCAGCCACCCCCTCAGCCAGCTCCACCCCCTCCGGcccctcagcagcagcagcccccTCCCACATCCACCTCAGCCCCTCAGTCTCTCCCCAAATCCTGCCTCTCAGGCTATGGTTCTCCTGTGCCCCCAGTGAAAACCCCCACCTCTGCTCTTACTGGCCAGACCCCACCCCAGCAGCAGACCCAGTCATATTCCCCCAATCAACCCCCCACTTCCCACCTGGCTCAGTCCTACGGAGGCTTCAGTTCCCCACAAGCCCAGGACCTGAGCTCAGGTACTGGTGGGAAAGGTTATGGGAGTTTAGGAGGGCGAAGTCAGTCGTACTCCACTGATATATATGGAGCTGATTCTGCGTATGGATCACTTCCATCCTCTCTGGGTGGAGCTGGAAGCCCTTCACTAGGCTACGGAGCCCCAGGTCATTCCCCAGCCCTTTTAAGATCAAGTGGTTCATCAGGTAGTGGAGCATCAGGGGGAGGAAGCAGCAGTGGTACAGGAAGTGGAAACTCTGGGTCAGGAGGAGGAGCGGGAAATAGTATGACCAAtgagagaggtggaggaggtagTGGAGGAGGGTCTTATCATATTCCAGACTCTAGCCCCTCCCCTTCAGGCAACTCAGGCATTATCCGTCCAGGGTTGCACTCGCCAGTGCCCACCTGCCCCACACAGTCTCCAGGAGGTGCTGGTTctaataaatacatttcctcAGTTCTCTCCCCCACCTTCCTAGCCTCCCCACAGGGATATCCCGACACCAGAGGCCCCAGTTCCCAACCTCAGTCCTACCAttccacctcctccaaaacAAAAGCTGACACTTCCATGCTAGGAGTTGGCTCTCAGAGATCCCAAGAAGAagtagatgatgatgatgagttcTTGATCCAGCACCTGCTGCAAGCCCAAGCAAGTCCTGGTCCTCAGGCTGCCCATCACCATCCTCAACAGTCACAACAGACATCCCAACAAACACAGCCTCAGCCCCAGTCAGTGCCACCAACCACCGATGCAGGCAAAGGGCTGAGCTATGATATGGGAAAGTCCTCTGAGGAAAGGTACCACCCTCAGAGTGTCATACGTACCCACAGTGCCACATCCTCTGCTGGAGTAGGTAATGCAGGGTCTGGAGGGTCCATCCCAGGGCTCGAAAATCAGCTGGAGATGTCACtaaagaaacaacagcaacaacatcaacaacaacaccatcatcaacagcaacaacagcagcaaaggAACGAGAGATCTGTTGGAAGCAGCAGGAGCAGTGGAGGGCGAGGCAGTGCTGAACAAGTGCATTCCCACCTCCATCACCATGACAACTTAGGCTCGGTGGTTCACTATGGGCGGGGTGACCCATACACACAACACTCCCTTGCTCCCCAACACTCGTCACATAGTCAACACGTGTCCTCACACTCACAGATACCGTCCCGCACCCAAATGGAACTCCAAAAGAAGCCACAGGAGCGTGCAGAAATCCCTTACGCTCGGAAAACGCCAGAAGTCCAGCAACAGCATTCCCAGTCTCAAGCTGCTGGCTCCCTCATGGACTCCCCCACTGATCAATCCCGCCAGCCACCACACCTGCTCCAGTCAGTGCTGTCCCACACAACCCGCAACAAACTGGAGCCTCATCAACAGCATCACAAGATGGACTCTCaccaacaacatcaacaacagcaCCACAAGATGGACTCTCATCGGCAACACCAACCACATCAGCAACACCCGAAAATGGACTCCCACCCTCAGCATCAACAGCACCAGAAGATGGACACCCATCAGCATCAGCAACACCATAAAATTGATTCTCACTCACAGCATCAACAGCACCATAAAATGGACTCTCATCCCCAACAGCAACAGCACTCCATCAGCCAACAGCAAGCTGTAATGGACAGTGCTGGTGGGAGACTTGGCTCAAGTAAACATCAGGCTCAGTCTCAGTCCCAAACTACCCAGCTCCAGCTCCAACTCCAGTCCCAGGCTTTGGAGGTGGCAGCAGCTCATTACAACCATGGGCCCCCTACACATCCGCACGAGCAAAGCCAGGTTAAACAAAGCTCAGTGGTCTCTTCTTTGGACATGCTGGAGCGCTCTCTTTCTCAGACCTCTAGCACAGACGTAGCTGTTGCAGAGGACAGACGTGGTGGAGGAGGTAGTGGGGGAAGGAGCGGAGCTAACAATGAGCGCCTCAGACAGcaacagcaggagcagcagcagaggcagcatCCATCCCACCATCAGCCACAGCAAAGCCACCACTCACAGCAACACTCCGCCTCTGAACTCCACTCCTTCCTCTCCGAGCCTGACATCGGCTTGTCCACTCCCTCTCACATGCACCATCTTTCACAGCACCAcccacagcaacagcaacaacaacaacaccccAGCTCTCAGCACCAACAAACCCATTCTCACCACCCTCACACCCAAGCCCACCCTCAGCCACAGACCCCACACCCTCACCATATACCCCCACCTTCTGCCTCAGCCCACTCACAGCCTCAGCCTGACCCTCAGCAGCCACTCTCATCCCAGCTCACCCCTCAGCAGAGCCAGCTGGACCAACAGCGCTCAGAGCAGCACCAGTTTGACACAGTCAGCCCAGTGGAGAAAGCAGACCAGAATCAACAAAGTAACCGCTTTGTGCCCCTAACGTCCATCTGCTTCCCCGACTCCCTCCTTCAGGATGAGGACCGCTCCTTTTTTCCAGGAATGGAAGACATGTTTTGTGCAGATGACTATAAGTCAAGCTGTGCCGGTGGTGGAGGACCAGGGCAGGAGGAGATGAATGAAAGCCACACTGGGCAAGAGGGAATGGATTCCATGAAAGCTGGACAGAGTGGAGGTGGAGCAGGGGGAAGTAGTGGAGCTAGCTATGACATAATGGGTCACCACGGTGGAGATCAGGGTTATGAGCAGTACTGTCATGGCCTGGAAGAACCCAGCAACAACACCATGACTCTGGACCTAGACTCCCTTAAAACCCATGAGCTGCCTTCCACTGTCAACACTGAACAGCTTGGTTTGATTCAGTCCCAGGCCCCAGCTATGGGTATGGGCTCCAATAATGCTGGCCCTAACAACTCTGGAGCTAAACTGTCCGCTGGGCCTGGAGGAACTAGTGCGGGAGCGGGTTCTGGAGGCCTCCAGTCTCCCATTTTCTGCTCATCTCGTCCCAAGAAGCTCCTCAAGTCTAGTTCTTTCCACCTTTTAAAGGAGCGCCGGGACCCCAACACACTGCCTAAGAAAAGTTACGCTCAAGAATACGAGTTTGAAGATGATGAGGATAAAGCCGACCAGCCAGCTGACATTCGGTTGAACAGCCGGAGGCTCCCAGACCTTCTGCCAGACTTGGTATCCAGCTGcagaaagggaggaggaggcagtGGATCTCTCAGCCCTTTGATGGGTGACATTGACTTCTACCACTCCTCAGGCTACTCATCTATGGGTTCACACTCTCTTCTGCCTCAGGAAGGCCCCAAGAAGAGGGGCCGAAAACCCACTAGGCCTAAGAGAGAAGGTCCCCCTAGGCCTAGAGGCAGGCCTCGCATCCGCCCTATGCCTGAGCCCTACACCCCACGAGGAATGATGGGGGAAATGGGTGGAACAACGgtaggagggggagggggattCAGTGTGGAGGGGCGAGGTAGGGGCAGGGGCCGTGGAAGCCGAGgtagaggagggaggagggaggataTGTACATGGAAATGAGCGGGAAAGAGCAGGAGCAGATGCACCACCATCATCTCCATCAGCAGCAGTCACAGCAGCTTCAACACCAGCCCCAACAGCAACATGAGCCTATTCCACCTTTGAAG atcaagTTACCGATTGGTACCCTGTCCTCCTCGGATGCCTTGCTGAGGACGGACTCTTTGTCTGGCACAGACCCTGCTTTGTCAGACGGCTCAGTGGGCTCAGCTCCCTCACTTGGTTTAAGCCCCGGACCTCCTTGCAGCACTGAAAGCAACAGGAGTCAGGACAAGAACAAACATAAAAGCCAGATGATGAGTGAAGGAGTGGATGAAGAGGGGCTGGAGGAAAGG GGTGATGAGAAGGACTCTGAGTCCAAGGCCGGCTTCGTTGCTTCATTCTTGGACTTCCTAAAGACCGGGAAGAGACCTCCGGGCTTGGACATCTCACCAGGAATGGAACATGACAATGGTGAAACCTCACCCTGTAAATCCGGGGGTCTGCGCCCGCTGTCTCCTGCaccccctcctccaccaccaccacctccgtTCGGGGACGGTGAAGGGAACGGGGGTCTGGCTCTGGGCAACTGCCCCAGCCCCAAGCGCGTGGAGGACGAGCTGAAGAGGAACCTGGAGACTTTGCCGTCATTCTCCTCTGACGAGGAGGACTCAGTCGGAAAGAACCAGGACCTCCAGAAGAGCATCTCCTCAGCCATTTCTGCTCTGTACGACACTCCTCAGCTAACATCTAACATCCAACCCCCGctacctcctccacctccccagcCTCAACCAACGCAGGCCCCTCTTACACCCACGCTGCAGCCCCCGACGCTTAGCCCTCAGCCCGCCATGCATACACCCCACGCCCAACCACAGTCCAACGAACCTGACGTGCTCCAGCCGGAAGACGGAGACATGGATGAGaacaaggaggaggagaacgaggaggagaggagcacaggagaggatggagagagtgatatgacagaggagagagaaccACAGCTGGAAACTCTGGGTGCTCCTAAGCTTGAAA TGTCCCTCCCTGAGATCCCTCCAGCGCCAGCAACCCCCGAGCCTCCCTCTGCCCCTCCCTCTCCtgcctcatcctcctctccctctcattcccccctccctcccctctcgcTCCCCTCACCCCTGCCTCAACCAGAGGAACAACTGGAGAATTCCCAGCCTTCGAGCCCCGTCGCTCCCACATCCCCGTCTCCGTCACCTCCCCCGTCTGCCACTCTCCCTCCACCCGCCGccaccactcctcctcctcctcctccacctcctccccctccccctccgacctcccctcctcccccgtCTTCAACTCAGAAGGAGGAGTCTCCCATGCCCTCTCCGGAGTCCCCTGCCTCTCCCGAAGAGCCCCCACCTCCCAAGATCACCTCCCTGCACTTGGCTCAGAAACAAGAAGACGCAGCCATCGTCGGAGAGAGCGAGGAGGATGAGAGCGAGAGTGGCGGGGAGGGCATCTTCAGAGAGAGGGATGAGTTTGTGGTGCGGGTGGAAGACATTCGAACTCTCAag CTGGCCCTGCAGACGGGCCGTGAGCCTCCACCCATCTGGAGAGTGCAGAAAGCCCTGCTGCAGAAGTTCAGCCCAGAGATCAAAGATGGGCAGAGACAGTTCTGCGCCACAAGCAAC TATCTTGGCTACTTTGGAGATGCCAAGAGGCGTTACCAGCGAATCTATGTCAAGTTTTTGGAGAATGTCAATAAGAAGGACTATGTCAGGGTCTGCTCTCGAAGACCTTGGCGCAGAGCCACACCTGCTCTCAG ACGCCAGTCCCTCCCCAGGATGGCTTCCCCTCCTGCTACCCAGGTGCCACAGAAAGCGgtggaaaaagaggagagagtgtCTCCACCCATCCAGCGCGAACAGCGGGAGAAAAcgagaacaacaacaacaaaagaacaacGTGAGAAGAAGGAGGTTCCAGCCGTCGTGCCCAAAGccaaggagagggagaaagacaggGAGCCCGAGAAGGAGAAGCGAGTACAGCCGTCACAGGAGAAAGCGGAGAAACGGGCTGCCGCAGCGGAACGAGGAAGGgcgagggaggagaggaaagcggtggagaggaaggagaaggaaaaggCTGAGCGCCCTCCCAAATCTAAGCCGGCCAAAGTGAAGGCAGAGCCACCGcccaagaagaggaagaagtggCTGAAGGAAGTACCCTCATCATCTGACTCAGACTCATCAGATGAAGCAGCTAGTGAGAATGAAA TGCCAGTGAAAGGCGGAGTGAACAACCGTGCCATGAGGGAGATGTTCAGGAGCTACGTGGAGATGCTGGTCAGCACAGCCCTGGACCCCGACATGATCCAAGCCCTGGAGGACACAGACG ATGAGCTGTACCTCCCTCCTATGAGGAAGATTGACAGCATCCTCAGCGAACAGAAGAGGAGGTTGTTGAGGAGAGTTAGCATGAGCTCTCAGCACCAG GAGGTCCTGCATGCGTACCCCCAGATCATTGTAGACCCCCTGGATTCAGGAGTTGTGAGGGTGCGGCTCAGCGGCGACGCTTACAACCGCAAAACCCTCAACAGAGTCAAGAAGACCCTGCCTAAACCACAggta GACCTTAAACTGTCAGGCGAGTCATATCGGATCTACAGTCTGTACCACTCCCTGCATCACTATAAGTACCACACCTTCTTACAGTGCAAGAAAGAG ACCAACACCATCGAACAGGCAGCTGAGGACCCGGGCCAAGAGGAAGTGGTGCAGCAGTGCATGGCCAACCAGAGCTGGCTGGACACCCTCTTCAGCTCCTTCATCGAGCTGCTCACACTCAGCACCAAAGCCTGA